Proteins from a genomic interval of Bradyrhizobium sp. CCGB01:
- a CDS encoding ATP-dependent acyl-CoA ligase: protein MAEPSAMSGAGEAAAAPAWARAVELFPPSDRILSTILTRQAERYGDRALLVSGETRWTYAQTAAIAAASAQALVDAGIQPGDRVALMCSNRPEFLQVFLGCAWLGAIVVPINTALRGFQLSHIFLNSQPSLLVVEAPFLAAIDTVEADVELPSQVWMIGTAAEADSGKISPVPLPALNDRASASQVRPGDTVAILYTSGTTGPAKGVCCPQAQLFWWGIYSARALGIREGDVLFTTLPLFHTNALNALYQAVLNGCTYVLEPKFSASGFWAAARRHDATVGYLLGAMASMLLAQPKTGDDRAHRLRVALGGGVPPQIHTPFLERFGVPLVDGYGSTETNFVFAGAIPSDRPGTMGYLADGIEARIVDADDAELPVGQAGELLLRAKEPFAFATGYFGMPEKTVEAWRNLWFHSGDRVVRDPDGHYRFIDRMKDSIRRRGENVSSWEVEQAIQSHPAIAACAIYPLPSELGEDEVAVAILPEPDQSIEPIEIIRHCEGKIAYFAIPRYVRIVGQMPLTENGKIKKGVLREAGVTTDIWDREAAGIKVRR, encoded by the coding sequence CGCGGTGGAGCTGTTTCCACCGTCTGACCGGATCCTCTCCACCATCCTCACGCGGCAGGCCGAACGCTACGGGGATCGCGCCCTGCTCGTCTCGGGGGAGACGCGCTGGACCTACGCGCAGACCGCCGCGATCGCGGCTGCATCGGCGCAGGCGCTCGTCGACGCTGGGATCCAGCCCGGCGACCGGGTCGCCCTGATGTGCTCCAACCGGCCGGAATTTCTTCAGGTCTTCCTCGGATGTGCCTGGCTCGGTGCGATCGTGGTGCCGATCAACACGGCGCTGCGTGGATTCCAGCTCTCCCACATCTTCCTCAATTCGCAGCCCTCTCTCCTCGTCGTCGAAGCGCCGTTTCTTGCCGCGATTGACACTGTCGAGGCGGACGTTGAGCTTCCTTCGCAGGTCTGGATGATCGGGACTGCCGCTGAGGCAGACAGCGGGAAGATCTCGCCAGTTCCGCTGCCCGCTCTGAACGATCGAGCGTCCGCCAGTCAGGTGCGGCCTGGCGACACGGTAGCCATTCTCTACACGTCCGGCACGACGGGCCCCGCCAAGGGCGTGTGCTGCCCGCAGGCGCAATTGTTCTGGTGGGGCATCTACTCGGCCCGGGCACTCGGCATCCGCGAAGGTGACGTGCTGTTCACGACGCTGCCGCTGTTCCACACCAACGCGTTGAATGCGCTCTATCAGGCCGTGCTGAACGGATGCACTTACGTGCTGGAGCCGAAATTCTCCGCCTCCGGCTTCTGGGCTGCCGCGCGACGGCACGATGCGACCGTCGGCTATCTGCTCGGCGCCATGGCATCGATGCTGCTGGCGCAGCCCAAGACCGGAGACGACAGAGCGCATCGGCTTCGCGTCGCCCTCGGCGGCGGTGTGCCGCCGCAGATCCACACGCCGTTTCTTGAACGGTTTGGCGTGCCGCTGGTCGACGGTTACGGATCGACGGAGACCAATTTCGTGTTCGCGGGCGCGATTCCGTCCGACCGTCCGGGGACGATGGGATATCTCGCTGATGGCATCGAAGCCCGGATCGTCGATGCCGACGATGCGGAGCTTCCGGTCGGGCAGGCCGGAGAGCTGCTGCTGCGCGCCAAGGAGCCCTTTGCATTCGCGACCGGCTATTTCGGCATGCCGGAGAAGACGGTCGAGGCCTGGCGAAACCTGTGGTTCCACTCCGGTGATCGCGTGGTCCGCGATCCGGACGGGCATTATCGCTTCATCGATCGCATGAAGGATTCGATCCGCAGGCGCGGCGAGAATGTTTCTTCATGGGAGGTGGAGCAGGCCATCCAGTCCCATCCCGCGATCGCGGCCTGCGCGATCTATCCGCTGCCTTCGGAATTGGGCGAGGACGAGGTTGCAGTCGCGATCCTGCCGGAGCCCGACCAATCGATCGAGCCGATCGAAATCATCCGTCATTGCGAAGGGAAGATCGCCTATTTCGCCATTCCCCGCTACGTGCGGATTGTGGGCCAGATGCCTCTGACGGAGAACGGCAAGATCAAGAAGGGCGTACTGCGCGAGGCGGGCGTGACGACGGATATTTGGGACCGCGAGGCGGCTGGAATCAAAGTGCGGCGCTAA
- a CDS encoding MarR family transcriptional regulator, with protein sequence MAEYRAQTRLWLRLLACTTLIEGELRRRFRDEFDFTMPRFDVLAQLDREPSGLVLGELPKRLMVSAGNLTPIVDRLVEDGYITRTPSTLDRRVQIVCMTVEGRKAFRRMAKSHGSWLAELLAEFPAERLDGLIGELDQLKGAVRDSLEKR encoded by the coding sequence GTGGCCGAGTACAGGGCCCAAACGCGGCTTTGGCTCCGGCTGCTGGCCTGCACGACCCTGATCGAGGGCGAGCTGCGGCGCCGGTTTCGCGACGAATTCGACTTCACCATGCCTCGCTTCGACGTGCTGGCCCAGCTCGACCGCGAGCCGAGCGGACTTGTGCTGGGAGAGCTGCCCAAGCGCCTGATGGTATCAGCCGGGAACCTCACGCCGATCGTGGACCGCCTGGTCGAGGACGGTTACATCACCCGCACGCCGTCGACGCTCGACCGCCGCGTGCAGATCGTCTGCATGACGGTCGAGGGCCGAAAGGCCTTCCGGCGCATGGCAAAGAGCCATGGCTCATGGCTCGCGGAGCTGCTGGCGGAATTCCCGGCTGAAAGGCTCGACGGGTTGATCGGTGAGCTCGACCAGCTAAAGGGCGCCGTCAGGGACTCGCTGGAAAAGCGGTGA
- a CDS encoding bifunctional salicylyl-CoA 5-hydroxylase/oxidoreductase, producing the protein MRIVCIGGGPAGLYLGLLMKRRHPEHIITVVERNKPYDTFGWGVVFSDAMMSAMRVADPESATEIEDAFNHWDDIELVFKGTRQRTTGHGFIGIGRKHLLNILQRRCEALGVELVFERDVESDLEFPDADLIVACDGVNSRIRARYAEQFQPDMVIRPNRYIWLGTKRPFDAFTFDFQKTEHGWFQAHIYKFDAETATFIVETTEEAYNAHGLGELDQQGSIEFCEKVFAETLDGAKLLTNARHLRGSAWLNFSRLICGKWSVFNGRSHVVLMGDAAHTAHFAIGSGTKLALDDAIELANQFDRHGHGGDNIGVVLEAYEEVRRVDVARIQNAARNAMEWFEVVGHRYADTLEPPQFFYSMLTRSQRISHENLRLRDRTWLEGFERWFAARSGIAVKDGERVPPPMLTPHSVRGLSLANRIMVSPMAMYSAQDGLINDFHIAHLGARAMGGAALIFAEMTCISPDARITPGCLGLWNDEQAAQWRRLVELIHSLGHAKVGIQLGHAGRKGSTRLAWEGIDQPLETGNWPLISASALAYLPNGQVPRAMDRSDMDRVRDDFVAATRRAAAAGVEWLELHCAHGYLLSSFLSPLTNRRNDEYGGSHEKRARFPLEVFRAMRAVWPSDRPMSVRLSCHDWTEGGNTPADAAIFAAMFKEAGADVVDCSSGQVWKEERPIYGRLFQTPFADLIRNEVGIETIAVGAISEADHANSILAAGRADLCAIARPHLADPAWTLHEAARIGITAVGWPKQYLSAKGQYETNLARAAAAAAAQ; encoded by the coding sequence ATGCGCATAGTCTGTATCGGTGGCGGCCCGGCCGGGCTCTATCTCGGCCTCCTGATGAAGCGCCGCCATCCGGAGCACATCATTACCGTCGTCGAGCGCAACAAGCCCTACGATACGTTCGGCTGGGGCGTTGTGTTCTCCGACGCGATGATGTCGGCGATGCGCGTTGCCGATCCCGAAAGTGCGACCGAGATCGAGGACGCCTTCAACCACTGGGACGACATCGAGCTCGTCTTCAAGGGGACTCGCCAGCGTACTACTGGCCATGGCTTCATCGGTATTGGGCGCAAGCACCTGCTCAACATCCTGCAACGGCGCTGCGAGGCGCTGGGCGTCGAGCTCGTCTTCGAGCGAGACGTGGAGTCCGATCTCGAGTTTCCCGATGCTGACCTGATCGTCGCCTGCGATGGCGTCAATTCCAGGATCCGCGCCCGCTATGCCGAGCAATTCCAGCCTGACATGGTGATCCGGCCGAACCGCTACATCTGGCTCGGCACCAAGAGGCCGTTCGACGCCTTCACGTTCGATTTTCAGAAGACCGAGCATGGCTGGTTCCAGGCGCATATCTACAAGTTCGACGCCGAGACCGCGACCTTCATCGTCGAGACCACGGAAGAGGCCTACAACGCCCACGGGCTTGGCGAGCTCGATCAACAAGGATCAATCGAGTTCTGCGAAAAGGTCTTCGCCGAGACGCTCGACGGCGCGAAGCTCCTCACCAACGCGCGCCATCTGCGCGGGTCGGCCTGGCTCAATTTCAGCCGCTTGATCTGCGGCAAATGGAGCGTGTTCAACGGCCGCTCCCATGTCGTGCTGATGGGCGATGCGGCACACACCGCGCATTTCGCGATCGGCTCGGGCACCAAGCTCGCGCTCGACGACGCCATCGAGCTAGCCAACCAATTTGACCGTCACGGTCATGGCGGCGACAACATCGGGGTTGTGCTGGAAGCCTACGAGGAGGTGCGCCGTGTCGATGTCGCGCGCATCCAGAATGCGGCGCGCAACGCCATGGAATGGTTCGAGGTGGTTGGCCACCGCTATGCCGATACGCTGGAGCCGCCGCAATTTTTCTATTCGATGCTGACGCGCTCACAGCGCATCAGCCACGAAAACCTCCGCCTGCGTGATCGCACCTGGCTGGAGGGTTTTGAGCGCTGGTTCGCCGCGCGCTCGGGGATCGCCGTCAAGGACGGCGAACGTGTCCCGCCGCCGATGCTGACGCCGCACAGCGTGCGTGGCTTGTCGCTTGCGAACCGCATCATGGTTTCGCCGATGGCAATGTATTCGGCGCAGGACGGGCTCATCAACGACTTCCACATCGCTCATCTCGGCGCGCGTGCCATGGGGGGCGCCGCGCTGATCTTCGCCGAGATGACCTGCATCTCGCCGGATGCCCGGATCACACCGGGCTGCCTTGGGCTCTGGAACGATGAGCAAGCGGCGCAATGGCGCCGGCTGGTCGAACTGATCCACAGCCTCGGACACGCCAAGGTCGGCATTCAGCTCGGCCATGCCGGGCGGAAGGGATCGACCAGGCTCGCGTGGGAGGGGATCGACCAGCCGCTGGAGACGGGCAATTGGCCGCTGATCTCGGCATCGGCGCTGGCCTACCTGCCCAACGGACAGGTGCCGCGGGCGATGGACCGCAGCGACATGGACCGCGTGCGCGACGATTTCGTCGCGGCCACGCGCCGGGCGGCGGCGGCCGGCGTCGAGTGGCTCGAGCTCCATTGCGCCCACGGCTATCTGCTGTCGAGCTTCCTGTCGCCACTGACCAACCGGCGGAATGACGAATATGGCGGCAGCCACGAGAAACGTGCGCGCTTTCCGCTGGAGGTCTTTCGCGCCATGCGTGCGGTGTGGCCGTCGGATCGGCCGATGTCGGTGCGGCTGTCGTGCCACGACTGGACCGAAGGCGGCAACACGCCGGCCGACGCGGCAATCTTCGCTGCGATGTTCAAGGAGGCCGGTGCCGATGTGGTTGACTGCTCGTCGGGGCAGGTCTGGAAGGAGGAGCGGCCGATCTATGGTCGCCTGTTCCAGACGCCTTTCGCCGATCTGATTCGCAACGAGGTCGGTATCGAGACCATCGCTGTCGGTGCGATCTCCGAGGCCGATCACGCCAACTCGATCCTCGCCGCAGGCCGCGCCGATCTCTGCGCCATTGCGCGGCCGCATCTTGCCGATCCTGCCTGGACGCTGCACGAAGCAGCACGTATCGGCATCACTGCAGTCGGTTGGCCGAAGCAATATCTATCGGCCAAGGGGCAATACGAAACCAATCTGGCACGCGCCGCTGCAGCGGCTGCCGCCCAATGA